A window of Candidatus Anaeroferrophillus wilburensis genomic DNA:
ACGCTGTTGCGGCGGACCTCAACCTGATGGTCGTGAGCTTTAGGGACCGCCAGCAGATCATTATCCAACACCTGCAGGCTGCCAGAGCGTTGTTGAAGATTGAGGATGAGCGTGAAGGTTTGTCTCAGCCTTTACCAGTCTTGGAACAGGTGCGGCGGGAGGTTCAGGCAGCCCTGGAGGTCATTCCCGAGAGGGAGGCTCTGCTATGAAGGGGGGATGTGGCGAACAGTGGCGATGCATCCTTTTTCTGATGTTGTTTATGCTGGCCTCCTGTTCAACCGGAACCCTGCAGGAACAAGGTGGCCTCGAGCCCGTGCCGGTGTGGCCGGCACCGCCTGCAGCAGCTCGGATTGTCTGGGTAGAGGAGGTCAGCCGGTTTCAGGATATTTGTGGCCAGCCAGGCTTCTGGCAGCGGCTCAAAGAGGTCCTGGTGGGCAAAATAAGCACCGGCATGGTTAAACCCTATGGCATCTATATAGACGAGGAACAACGTCTGTACGTGGTTGATTCAGGCAGCGGTTTCATCCACCTGATGGATCCTAATGCCGGCTGCTACCGGGCCATCCCCGGGCCGGATGACGGCTTGGTGCTGCCGTCGCCCATCGGTGTTGCCGGTGATGATCAGGGGCAGGTGTTTATCACCGATTCCAAGTTGGGGAAGGTGTACCGCTACCTTCCCGATGATGGTTCCCTGCAGCCGCTGACCAGGATGACCCTCAAGCGGCCCGCCGGGATTGCCTACCACCGGCTCAACCGGCTGCTCTATGTGGCTGAAGCGGGTGTACACCAGGTGGTGGCCTTTGACCGTCAGGGGATCGAACAGTTTCGTTTTGGCAGCCATGGCAAGAGGCCGGGAGAATTTAACTTCCCTACTGCTGTCTGTGTCGATCAGCGGGGCCAGGTACTGGTGACGGACGCCCTTAATGCCCGGGTGCAGATATTTACCCCTGAAGGCCAGTTTGTCGCTGCTTTCGGGGAGCCCGGTGATACTTCCGGGACCTTTGCCAAACCGAAAGGGGTGGCGGTCGACAGCGAGGGGCATGTCTACGTCTGTGATGCCCTGTTTGATGCCGTCCAGATCTTTGACCAGGAGGGCAGGCTGTTGCTAACCTTCGGCCAGAGTGGCTCTGCGCCCGGAGAGTTCTGGATGCCCAGCGGTATCAGTATTGACAGCCGCGATTATATCTATGTTGCTGATTCCTATAATCGCCGGGTCCAGGTATTCAGATATGTGAGGGAAGGCGAAAGGTGAAAGGCGAAAGGTTGAAGGATCAAGGCTCAAGGATAAGAGAGAAAGGTTGATGGCTGGCGGAAAGGGACTGTCGGGTGAGTCGGAGACTGCGGGATAAAGGTAGGAAGCAGATGAAAAAGAATGCTGAAGGTTGCAGGATGGTGTTGGCGGTTGTCCTGGTGATGCTGCTGGGTATCTCGACGGGATGGGCGGCCGGGGTTGCCGATACCCGGCACAATTTGTCGGTGAGTGGCCCCGGCGAGATTGTAGCCACCGCTGAGGTGCGGATCTGTATCTTCTGCCATACGCCCCACCATGCCAGTCCCACCCAGCCGTTGTGGAGCCGGGAGCTGAGCGGAGCTTCCTACGACCTTTATGCCTCGACCACCATCAAGGCCCAGCCGGGGCAGCCCACCGGCGCCTCCCGTCTCTGTCTCAGCTGTCATGACGGCACCGTGGCCCTCGGGCTGCTCCACGATGCCGCAGTACCGATCACCATGGCCGGCGGCATCACGACCCTGCCGTCGTCCCGATCCACCAACTTGCAGACCGATCTTGCCGATGATCATCCCATCTCCTTTGCCTACACCGCTGCTCTGGCTGCTGTTAATGGTGAACTGCGGGATCCCGCAACCCTGCCGGCGGCCATTAAATTGGAGGAGGGCAGCCAGCTCCAGTGCACCGCCTGCCACAACCCCCATAAGGATCCATACGGCAAGTTCCTGGTGATGGACAACGCCGGCGCGGCGCTCTGCGTCGCCTGCCATGATAAAACCGGCTGGGCATCAAGCACCCACGCCACGGCTTCGGGGGTTGCCGGCCAGGGCTGCAATGCCTGCCATGTACCCCATAATGCCGGCGGCCGGGAGCGGCTGTTGAAAAGTCAGCAGGAAGAGCAGAACTGTTTTCCCTGCCATGACACCAGCGGCAGCGAGATCGATGTGCTGACCGATTTTACCAAGTTGCACCATCACCCGGTGGAGGCAACAGCCGGTGAGCATGATCCCCTG
This region includes:
- a CDS encoding 6-bladed beta-propeller, with the protein product MKGGCGEQWRCILFLMLFMLASCSTGTLQEQGGLEPVPVWPAPPAAARIVWVEEVSRFQDICGQPGFWQRLKEVLVGKISTGMVKPYGIYIDEEQRLYVVDSGSGFIHLMDPNAGCYRAIPGPDDGLVLPSPIGVAGDDQGQVFITDSKLGKVYRYLPDDGSLQPLTRMTLKRPAGIAYHRLNRLLYVAEAGVHQVVAFDRQGIEQFRFGSHGKRPGEFNFPTAVCVDQRGQVLVTDALNARVQIFTPEGQFVAAFGEPGDTSGTFAKPKGVAVDSEGHVYVCDALFDAVQIFDQEGRLLLTFGQSGSAPGEFWMPSGISIDSRDYIYVADSYNRRVQVFRYVREGER
- a CDS encoding cytochrome C yields the protein MKKNAEGCRMVLAVVLVMLLGISTGWAAGVADTRHNLSVSGPGEIVATAEVRICIFCHTPHHASPTQPLWSRELSGASYDLYASTTIKAQPGQPTGASRLCLSCHDGTVALGLLHDAAVPITMAGGITTLPSSRSTNLQTDLADDHPISFAYTAALAAVNGELRDPATLPAAIKLEEGSQLQCTACHNPHKDPYGKFLVMDNAGAALCVACHDKTGWASSTHATASGVAGQGCNACHVPHNAGGRERLLKSQQEEQNCFPCHDTSGSEIDVLTDFTKLHHHPVEATAGEHDPLEDPLTALYHVECSDCHNPHRLNDTAATPPLVTGQLAGVKGVTIAGLVVAESQYQYEICFRCHADNSFSPVVAIPRQIQEVNERLRFDPANPSYHPVAAIGKQPSVPSLRPEYSSASMIYCSDCHNSDTGSMVGGAGADGVHGSSNPRLLVARYEQDAYPLSYAESNYALCFRCHDPNVLMDRFRSNFPSHRSHVIAKQTPCSVCHDPHGVPLVGGATTTGNAHLINYDSRFVTGTYNSVTRSCTVNCHMMNPRSY